A single window of Elusimicrobiaceae bacterium DNA harbors:
- a CDS encoding phage gp6-like head-tail connector protein, with product MAISTYSITTLAAVKTFLKISDLDTSRDGLLEALIDSVSEAAENYTGRLFVKRTVVEETHYCDGSTLQLNHYPALSVSELEQGGETVNPAEY from the coding sequence ATGGCAATCTCAACATACAGCATCACCACTCTCGCGGCGGTAAAAACTTTCCTGAAAATATCCGACCTCGACACTTCCCGGGACGGGCTTCTGGAAGCGCTCATTGATTCCGTAAGCGAAGCCGCCGAAAATTACACGGGCAGGCTGTTCGTCAAGCGCACTGTTGTGGAGGAAACCCACTACTGCGACGGAAGCACCCTGCAGCTGAACCATTATCCCGCGCTTTCTGTTTCCGAGCTGGAACAGGGCGGAGAAACAGTAAACCCCGCCGAATATA
- a CDS encoding phage major capsid protein: protein MNEYNEVMQSITELRKTLDTRLDDCITREKAEKLAEDAVRRIAPERKAVLPDTETAIMERAESFKKSARNTPERPWNSEYGRKFGNMRNFLLAAKNRLAITGEGKSVLAEGTSSAGGYLVPTEFSAQVVRLMQDSSELISHSNVIPMSSWKRQIPKQISNVSVGWAIESAARTATAPSFGQIEQVAKVMAAVIKCTDELIRDSAINLTEFLSELVAEAMALEIERVALAGSTVAGDPFNGILYASGVNSVSMGSTSVSFDDIADLVFSLSDAYARDGVIALSRTGLKKLIKLKDTQGSYIWQPPAGDMPATLWNTPYIICSQIPSDLGDNSDLTAAIFGRFNRYMLISPRQELEIKVSQDASDWDNSALQSAFMQDQTWLRFTQAMSIDVAHGAAFSCLKFK, encoded by the coding sequence ATGAACGAATACAACGAAGTAATGCAATCCATCACCGAGCTGCGCAAAACGCTGGACACACGGCTCGATGACTGCATCACCCGCGAAAAAGCCGAAAAACTGGCCGAGGATGCCGTGCGGCGCATTGCGCCGGAAAGAAAAGCCGTGCTGCCCGACACCGAAACCGCCATTATGGAACGCGCGGAAAGTTTTAAAAAGTCGGCGCGCAACACTCCCGAACGGCCCTGGAATTCGGAATACGGCCGCAAGTTCGGCAACATGCGCAACTTCCTGCTGGCGGCAAAAAACCGGCTCGCCATTACCGGCGAAGGCAAAAGCGTGCTCGCGGAGGGAACCTCCAGCGCGGGCGGCTATCTGGTGCCGACGGAGTTTTCCGCGCAGGTGGTGCGGCTCATGCAGGACAGCTCGGAGCTGATCAGCCACTCCAACGTGATTCCGATGAGCTCGTGGAAACGCCAGATCCCCAAGCAGATCAGCAATGTTAGCGTAGGCTGGGCTATTGAATCCGCCGCGCGGACCGCGACGGCCCCGTCGTTCGGGCAGATCGAGCAGGTGGCCAAGGTGATGGCCGCCGTCATTAAATGCACCGACGAACTGATACGCGACAGCGCAATCAATCTCACGGAGTTCCTGTCCGAACTCGTGGCGGAAGCGATGGCGCTGGAAATCGAACGCGTCGCGCTGGCGGGCAGCACGGTGGCCGGAGATCCGTTCAACGGCATACTCTACGCATCCGGCGTAAACAGCGTGAGCATGGGGAGCACGTCGGTTTCTTTCGACGATATAGCCGACCTCGTGTTCTCGCTGTCGGACGCTTATGCCCGCGACGGCGTTATCGCCCTCTCGCGCACGGGCCTGAAAAAACTCATAAAACTCAAAGACACCCAGGGCAGCTACATCTGGCAGCCGCCCGCGGGCGACATGCCCGCCACGCTGTGGAACACGCCCTACATCATCTGCAGCCAGATTCCCTCCGACCTCGGCGACAACAGCGACCTGACCGCCGCCATCTTCGGCCGGTTCAACCGCTACATGCTGATCTCGCCGCGGCAGGAGCTGGAAATAAAGGTGTCGCAGGACGCGTCCGACTGGGACAACTCGGCCCTGCAGTCCGCCTTCATGCAGGATCAGACGTGGCTGCGCTTTACGCAGGCGATGTCCATTGACGTCGCGCACGGCGCGGCGTTCAGCTGCCTGAAGTTCAAATAA